In bacterium, the following proteins share a genomic window:
- a CDS encoding VOC family protein, producing the protein MRYLHTMVRVTDIDASLRFYCDLLGLEERHRVDVEAGRFTLVFLSAPGDEAAQVELTHNWDPEEYDGGRNFGHLAYEVEDIYGACQKLMDGGVTINRPPRDGHMAFIRSPDGISVELIQKGQGLTPQEPWASMENTGVW; encoded by the coding sequence TTGCGATACCTGCACACGATGGTCCGCGTGACCGACATCGACGCCTCCCTCCGCTTCTACTGCGACCTGCTCGGTCTCGAAGAGCGCCATCGCGTCGACGTCGAAGCCGGTCGCTTCACCCTCGTCTTCCTCTCCGCTCCCGGTGACGAAGCGGCGCAGGTCGAGTTGACCCACAACTGGGACCCCGAGGAATACGATGGCGGGCGCAACTTCGGTCACCTCGCGTACGAGGTCGAGGACATCTACGGCGCTTGCCAGAAGCTGATGGACGGCGGCGTGACCATCAATCGCCCGCCCCGCGACGGACACATGGCGTTCATCCGCTCGCCCGACGGCATCTCGGTCGAGCTGATCCAGAAGGGCCAGGGCCTCACGCCCCAGGAGCCGTGGGCTTCGATGGAGAACACGGGCGTCTGGTAG
- a CDS encoding diadenylate cyclase: MGVAESTDVGLRLVDVLDVLIVSAVCWVAIAWVRESRVRVALGGVAIVSALYGLASFLELRLTTSVLQGFIAIAALVLVVVFQDDLRRFFEGLSLSLMRNATPRPGADVLDELGTLCFSLASARVGTLFVLPGREPIDRFLDGGHYLGGRVSEPLLRSLLDTKTPGHDGAIVIRGGQVARFGVHLPLSTEFDQLGAGGTRHAAALGLAERSDAFCIVVSEERGVVSVAWRGRLIPVDTPAALRDLVEKFLERSARRRREPWVRSRLDLARRRWREGVLATALASGLWVLTGPGAMVDRTSRSIPVVVENVPDGYRVASVEPAQVDVEFEGRRRDFVMAPDDGFAVRVDGDLVDQGRRTFAVDPEQVEHPPALRVVGMDPIKVRLDVESL; this comes from the coding sequence ATGGGCGTAGCCGAGTCGACGGACGTGGGACTCCGCCTCGTCGACGTGCTCGACGTGCTGATCGTCTCTGCGGTCTGTTGGGTCGCGATCGCGTGGGTACGTGAATCGCGGGTTCGCGTCGCCCTCGGCGGCGTCGCCATCGTGAGCGCGCTCTACGGACTCGCCTCCTTTCTGGAACTGCGCCTCACGACTTCGGTGCTGCAGGGCTTCATCGCGATCGCGGCGCTCGTCCTCGTCGTCGTCTTCCAGGACGACCTGCGCCGCTTCTTCGAAGGCCTTTCGCTCTCGCTCATGCGGAACGCGACGCCGCGGCCCGGCGCCGACGTGCTCGACGAGCTCGGCACGCTCTGCTTCTCGCTCGCCTCCGCACGGGTCGGCACGCTCTTCGTCCTGCCCGGTCGCGAGCCGATCGATCGCTTCCTCGACGGCGGGCACTACCTGGGCGGACGCGTGAGCGAGCCGCTCCTTCGGAGCCTGCTCGATACGAAGACGCCGGGGCACGACGGCGCGATCGTGATCCGCGGCGGTCAGGTCGCGCGCTTCGGTGTGCACCTGCCGCTGTCGACGGAGTTCGATCAGCTGGGCGCCGGAGGCACACGGCACGCTGCGGCGCTCGGGCTCGCGGAGCGGAGCGATGCCTTCTGCATCGTCGTCTCCGAGGAGCGCGGCGTCGTCTCGGTGGCCTGGCGCGGGCGGCTGATCCCCGTCGACACGCCCGCGGCGCTGCGCGACCTCGTCGAGAAGTTCCTCGAACGGAGCGCGCGCCGTCGCCGGGAGCCGTGGGTCCGGTCGCGACTGGATCTCGCGAGAAGACGCTGGCGGGAGGGCGTGCTCGCGACGGCACTCGCCTCGGGGCTCTGGGTCCTGACGGGGCCCGGTGCGATGGTGGACCGGACGTCGCGGTCGATCCCGGTCGTGGTCGAGAACGTGCCCGACGGATACCGCGTGGCGAGCGTCGAGCCCGCGCAGGTCGACGTCGAGTTCGAGGGGCGCCGCCGCGACTTCGTGATGGCCCCGGACGACGGCTTCGCCGTACGCGTCGACGGGGATCTCGTCGATCAGGGGCGACGCACCTTCGCGGTCGACCCGGAGCAGGTCGAGCATCCTCCGGCGCTTCGCGTCGTCGGCATGGACCCGATCAAGGTCCGACTCGACGTCGAGTCGCTCTAG
- a CDS encoding MMPL family transporter: protein MNEPLQRMLTPRLQRWLRGIADRPDAVTAICLALTLAALVYAFFALGINADNLSLVSKSLESRKNHAAFAALFPNLEEAMLVVVDGETPALAREATDALSAELEAMGDVFRDVYVPGGGAFFEENALLYQSADELDEFADQVATLQPILASLERDPSLVQLAELVRLGFESDGETGFETGDWKPLLDEVGQATIAVYEEASVRLSWESMLLAGSDLEIPTRRVIVVDPFLDFDRILVAGESMEAIAEATRRAGLVDAPGVRVRVTGNPALNHEEMLGLFWDIAGAGAFCFALVAVLLFFAFRSWRLVIASLVTLLVGLVWTGAFAALTIGELNLISIAFAILFIGLGVDFAIHFGMAFADERRDHGLPNRESLGAAIDAIGASLVLCGFTTAIGFLVFLPTEYRGVAELGAIAGAGMFIILFLTLTLFPALLLGRLRIPDDVVVPAPSRIDQALALRIARHPRLVVVGAAALAASAVPLLFDLRFDAHVIEMRDPDTTSVQAFRDLLADGQTSPWYVNVLASSPAEAEREAEALEARPEIGRTVRLASYIPDDQEEKIEILTDLAFLMEAPAAVGDDRPAYTIGEQTDAIRTLRRVLRQAERPDDDGDLVASLDALESRLETFLGRIESEDDPGRVLSDYRDILLDRFPEEISRFRRSLDPTAVTLEDLPAELVRRLRAPDGTHRIQAYPEEELQDFEALKRFVSSVLEVAPRAAGIAINLVEFGEATARSFRQALISAALAISTLLFVLWRRPADVALVLAPLTLGSLLTCASMAIIDMDFNFANVLVLPLLFGIGVDSGIHLVHRARHLAASPSLPGSLVESATAGAVFYSAVTTTLSFGTLALSGHEGMHTLGVMLTIGMFWTVVANLVFLPALLVVTGVSPPIGASTDAAAETTA from the coding sequence ATGAACGAACCGCTCCAGAGGATGCTGACGCCGCGTCTGCAGCGTTGGCTCCGCGGGATCGCCGACCGTCCCGACGCCGTCACCGCGATCTGCCTCGCCCTGACCCTCGCCGCCCTCGTCTACGCCTTCTTCGCCCTCGGGATCAACGCCGACAACCTGAGCCTCGTGTCGAAGAGCCTCGAGTCGCGCAAGAACCACGCTGCCTTCGCCGCGCTCTTCCCGAATCTCGAAGAGGCGATGCTGGTCGTCGTCGACGGGGAGACGCCGGCGCTCGCGCGGGAAGCGACCGATGCGTTGTCGGCAGAGCTCGAAGCGATGGGCGACGTCTTCCGCGACGTGTACGTCCCGGGCGGAGGCGCCTTCTTCGAAGAGAATGCGCTGCTCTACCAGAGCGCCGACGAGCTGGACGAATTCGCGGACCAGGTCGCGACCCTCCAGCCGATCCTGGCCAGCCTCGAGCGCGACCCGAGCCTGGTCCAGCTCGCGGAGCTCGTTCGGCTCGGCTTCGAGTCCGATGGCGAGACCGGGTTCGAGACCGGCGACTGGAAGCCTCTCCTCGACGAAGTCGGGCAAGCGACGATCGCGGTCTACGAGGAAGCCTCCGTCCGACTCTCCTGGGAGTCGATGTTGCTCGCCGGGTCCGACCTCGAGATCCCGACCCGGCGCGTGATCGTCGTGGATCCCTTCCTCGACTTCGACCGGATCCTCGTGGCCGGCGAGAGCATGGAAGCGATCGCGGAGGCCACGCGAAGGGCCGGACTCGTCGACGCCCCCGGCGTTCGCGTGCGCGTGACCGGCAACCCGGCACTCAACCACGAGGAGATGCTCGGCCTCTTCTGGGACATCGCGGGCGCCGGAGCCTTCTGTTTCGCGCTGGTCGCCGTCCTTCTCTTCTTCGCGTTCCGCTCCTGGCGTCTCGTGATCGCATCCCTCGTCACGCTCCTGGTGGGACTCGTCTGGACCGGCGCCTTCGCCGCGCTCACGATCGGCGAGCTGAACCTGATCTCGATCGCCTTCGCGATCCTCTTCATCGGCCTCGGCGTCGACTTCGCCATCCACTTCGGCATGGCGTTCGCCGACGAGCGCCGGGATCACGGGCTGCCCAACCGCGAGTCCCTGGGCGCGGCGATCGACGCCATCGGTGCGTCCCTCGTGCTCTGCGGCTTCACGACGGCCATCGGTTTCCTCGTCTTCCTCCCCACCGAGTACCGTGGCGTCGCCGAGCTCGGCGCGATCGCCGGCGCCGGCATGTTCATCATCCTCTTCCTCACGCTGACCCTCTTTCCGGCGCTCCTGCTCGGGCGGCTGCGCATTCCGGACGACGTCGTCGTCCCGGCGCCCTCCCGGATCGACCAGGCGCTGGCGCTCCGGATCGCGCGCCATCCCCGGCTCGTCGTCGTCGGCGCCGCGGCGCTGGCTGCGAGCGCGGTGCCCCTCCTCTTCGACCTTCGCTTCGATGCACACGTGATCGAGATGCGGGATCCGGATACGACGTCGGTCCAGGCCTTCCGCGACCTCCTGGCCGACGGCCAGACCTCCCCCTGGTACGTGAACGTCCTGGCCTCGAGTCCTGCCGAGGCGGAACGGGAGGCGGAGGCGCTCGAGGCGCGGCCGGAGATCGGCCGAACCGTACGTCTGGCGAGCTACATCCCGGACGACCAGGAGGAGAAGATCGAGATCCTGACGGACCTCGCCTTCCTGATGGAGGCGCCGGCAGCCGTTGGAGACGACCGTCCCGCCTACACGATCGGGGAGCAGACCGACGCGATCCGAACCCTTCGTCGAGTCCTACGTCAAGCCGAGCGCCCCGACGACGACGGCGACCTCGTCGCGTCCCTCGACGCCCTCGAGTCCCGGCTCGAGACCTTCCTCGGCCGGATCGAGTCCGAGGACGACCCCGGCCGCGTGCTGTCGGACTATCGCGACATCCTGCTCGATCGCTTCCCGGAAGAAATCTCGCGCTTCCGCCGTTCTCTCGACCCGACCGCGGTCACCCTCGAGGACCTGCCCGCCGAGCTGGTGAGACGCCTCCGAGCGCCCGACGGAACGCACCGGATCCAGGCCTATCCCGAGGAAGAGCTCCAGGACTTCGAGGCGTTGAAGCGCTTCGTGTCGAGCGTCCTCGAGGTCGCGCCGCGCGCCGCCGGAATCGCGATCAACCTGGTCGAATTCGGCGAGGCGACGGCGCGCTCCTTCCGCCAGGCCCTGATCTCCGCCGCGTTGGCGATCTCGACGCTCCTCTTCGTGCTCTGGCGACGACCGGCGGACGTGGCGCTGGTGCTCGCCCCGCTCACCCTGGGCTCACTGCTCACCTGCGCCTCGATGGCGATCATCGACATGGACTTCAACTTCGCGAACGTGCTCGTCCTGCCGCTGCTCTTCGGCATCGGCGTCGACTCGGGGATCCACCTCGTCCACCGGGCCCGCCACCTCGCCGCGAGCCCTTCGCTCCCCGGATCGCTGGTCGAGAGCGCGACCGCGGGCGCGGTGTTCTACAGCGCGGTGACGACGACGCTCTCGTTCGGAACGCTCGCGCTCTCGGGCCACGAAGGCATGCACACCCTCGGCGTGATGCTCACGATCGGCATGTTCTGGACCGTCGTCGCCAACCTGGTCTTCCTGCCCGCGCTGCTGGTCGTGACCGGCGTGTCCCCGCCGATCGGGGCTTCGACGGACGCGGCCGCGGAGACGACGGCCTAG
- a CDS encoding protein adenylyltransferase SelO family protein, protein MSGHPRKRPGSPTNARARKQAGKRPGRPRTADYTRLASIDGRHPLARTAPSAVVPYPARRRRDSQVVYFNFALAREIGLLPAGHADRLTAPLRDALLDTFSLQIVNEWDEAHGRFTKPGDRLPHTYMATRYLQLQHPDKRGQNSGDGRSIWNGSFRGPKGSFDVSSCGTGVTRLCPATSEYGRFFRTGNVITDYGCGTAHVDEGIGAALMSEAFHRNGVRTERVLAVLALPSGFAINVRIAPNLLRPSHFFGLLRRGEHEDLRHLVDYYAEREIRDGRWPKLRSAPARYRHLAERVATDFARTVATFESEYIFCWLDWDGDNVLTDGSILDYGSVRQFGLYHHSYRFKDTDRYSTSIPEQRRKARQIVQRFAQIRDLLLNGRAPSLEDLKEDPVLERFDREFESERRRLFLRQIGLDARDARALERARPEALERLLTLHHRLERRRSSRGEHAVPDGLSWNAIYCMRDVLRELPALLLARESEDDPRVSPRAFYDLALSDYASRTDRRLTDHRRRVARDYQRAYLDLIDALARRQRRSRRSTLAGLAPAARDRNPYARMTGDGLTHATRRLSRNRRRLRPEESHRLIQAFADFQQRDDPPTPDLSNERPLVQRILRDLLAITRDFRESL, encoded by the coding sequence ATGAGTGGACACCCCCGGAAAAGGCCCGGATCGCCGACGAACGCCCGCGCACGCAAGCAGGCGGGCAAGCGACCGGGCCGTCCGCGCACCGCCGACTACACGCGCCTCGCTTCGATCGACGGTCGCCATCCCCTGGCGCGCACGGCCCCGAGTGCCGTCGTCCCGTATCCCGCTCGCCGACGGCGCGACAGCCAGGTCGTCTATTTCAACTTCGCCCTCGCACGCGAGATCGGCCTGCTGCCGGCGGGCCATGCGGACCGGCTGACGGCTCCGCTGCGCGACGCCCTGCTCGACACGTTCAGCCTGCAGATCGTCAACGAGTGGGACGAGGCGCACGGGCGCTTCACGAAGCCCGGTGACCGACTCCCGCACACCTACATGGCGACGCGCTATCTGCAGCTCCAGCATCCCGACAAGCGCGGCCAGAACTCCGGCGACGGACGCAGCATCTGGAACGGCTCCTTCCGGGGCCCGAAGGGCAGCTTCGACGTCTCGAGCTGCGGCACGGGCGTGACGCGGCTCTGCCCTGCGACCTCGGAGTACGGTCGGTTCTTCCGGACCGGCAACGTGATCACCGATTACGGCTGCGGCACCGCCCACGTGGACGAGGGGATCGGCGCGGCCTTGATGAGCGAGGCCTTCCATCGCAACGGCGTCCGCACCGAACGCGTGTTGGCCGTTCTCGCTCTCCCCTCCGGCTTCGCGATCAACGTACGGATCGCACCCAATCTCCTGCGGCCTTCCCACTTCTTCGGGTTGCTCCGGCGCGGCGAGCACGAGGACCTGCGTCATCTCGTAGACTACTACGCCGAGCGGGAGATCCGGGACGGGCGCTGGCCGAAGCTCCGGTCCGCGCCCGCGCGCTACCGCCATCTCGCAGAACGCGTCGCCACCGATTTCGCCCGCACCGTCGCGACCTTCGAGAGCGAGTACATCTTCTGCTGGCTCGACTGGGACGGAGACAACGTCCTGACCGACGGCAGCATCCTCGACTACGGCTCCGTTCGACAATTCGGTCTCTACCACCACTCCTATCGCTTCAAGGACACGGACCGCTACTCGACGTCGATCCCCGAGCAACGCCGCAAGGCCCGGCAGATCGTCCAGCGCTTCGCTCAGATCCGGGATCTCCTGCTGAACGGCCGCGCGCCATCGCTCGAGGACCTGAAGGAGGACCCGGTGCTCGAACGCTTCGACCGCGAGTTCGAGTCCGAGCGACGCCGCCTCTTCCTTCGCCAGATCGGACTCGACGCACGGGACGCGCGCGCGCTCGAGCGTGCGCGACCCGAGGCGCTCGAGCGGCTTCTCACGCTCCATCACCGCCTCGAACGACGCCGGTCCTCCCGCGGCGAGCACGCCGTGCCCGACGGACTCTCGTGGAACGCGATCTACTGCATGCGCGACGTGCTCCGCGAGCTGCCCGCCCTGCTCCTCGCGCGCGAGAGCGAAGACGACCCGCGCGTGTCCCCGCGCGCGTTCTACGACCTCGCCCTGTCCGACTACGCTTCGCGCACCGATCGTCGCCTGACCGACCACCGGCGACGCGTCGCGCGTGACTATCAGCGGGCCTATCTCGACCTGATCGACGCGCTCGCCCGCAGACAGCGCCGCTCCCGACGCTCGACCCTCGCCGGGCTCGCTCCCGCGGCCCGGGACCGGAACCCCTACGCGCGGATGACCGGCGACGGGCTCACCCACGCAACCCGCCGGCTGAGCCGGAACCGCCGACGCCTGCGCCCCGAGGAGTCCCACCGCCTGATCCAGGCCTTTGCGGACTTCCAACAGCGGGACGATCCACCGACCCCGGACCTCTCGAACGAGCGCCCCCTCGTCCAGCGGATCCTGCGCGACCTGTTGGCGATCACCCGCGACTTCCGCGAGAGCCTCTGA
- a CDS encoding FHA domain-containing protein, protein MARGDRDEASGAESPGPLEAKTQRMAVPETSETSEASPLEEATVVSPPPSAEPESTVVAAPVVETPTVVAAPVEETPTVVAAPVVEHAAAVSTPVDDETTADSTPADEAAAAVSATVVMSSVDAAGGDPNAAIAPSAALHPMLLERIEPSLGRGERLRLDAAHWHVRIGRAEHNDLRLYTASASREHAVIAGNEAGEWILTPVGGKSVSIDGTPTEEPVELEVGMNLVLGGDHLRCVTEGLEREEMAAPTAADGLSAEGAPRRGGRASWIAIGLVAALGIGLIAYAWFAG, encoded by the coding sequence TTGGCGCGTGGTGACCGGGACGAAGCATCCGGAGCGGAGTCGCCGGGGCCGCTCGAGGCGAAGACCCAGCGGATGGCCGTGCCCGAAACCTCCGAAACCTCGGAGGCGTCCCCGCTCGAAGAGGCGACCGTCGTGTCCCCGCCGCCTTCGGCGGAGCCGGAGTCCACGGTCGTCGCTGCGCCGGTCGTGGAGACGCCCACGGTCGTCGCCGCGCCGGTGGAAGAGACGCCGACGGTCGTTGCTGCGCCCGTCGTCGAGCACGCGGCCGCGGTCTCCACGCCCGTAGACGATGAAACGACCGCCGACTCGACACCTGCCGACGAAGCCGCTGCCGCCGTGTCCGCGACGGTCGTGATGTCGTCGGTCGACGCCGCCGGGGGCGATCCGAATGCGGCGATCGCGCCGAGCGCCGCCCTGCATCCGATGCTCCTCGAACGCATCGAACCGTCGCTCGGTCGGGGCGAACGATTGCGCCTCGATGCGGCTCATTGGCACGTTCGGATCGGCCGAGCGGAGCACAACGACCTCCGGCTCTACACCGCGTCGGCGAGCCGCGAGCACGCGGTGATCGCTGGGAACGAAGCCGGCGAATGGATCCTCACTCCGGTCGGAGGCAAGTCGGTCTCGATCGACGGAACCCCGACGGAGGAGCCCGTCGAGCTCGAGGTGGGCATGAATCTCGTGCTCGGCGGAGATCACCTGCGGTGCGTGACCGAAGGCCTCGAGCGCGAGGAGATGGCCGCGCCCACGGCGGCGGACGGCCTTTCGGCGGAGGGTGCGCCGCGTCGAGGCGGACGGGCGAGCTGGATCGCGATCGGCCTGGTCGCCGCCCTCGGAATCGGCCTGATCGCCTACGCCTGGTTCGCCGGATGA
- a CDS encoding OmpA family protein, with the protein MIERPVRMIAGVGTAMGVILLLAVSTALASPREATLTALSALESNWPGPDVSIRVVREGEGPLRIGDEIVYRFTSTRAGYLTALHVDTHGATTLLFPRADAEEARLGDGAVVELPSAEDGFSLEVQPPVGRDFVYAIVTRTPLTRSSLGLETAAIVVDVEPQDGAKLVRRIRAELESREPGAVAVAHVAQQIDGRGDVLYRSADIVEFFGERTRSIRPPKLDLQIQFATDSAALDPVARKNVDEFALALEDPKLLETRFVIAGHTDDRGSDAHNLRLSRRRAEAVRRYLVDQGGVDAERLVIEAHGENAPLMGEDSDFARAMNRRVEFSPAR; encoded by the coding sequence ATGATCGAACGACCCGTACGGATGATCGCTGGCGTGGGCACGGCGATGGGAGTGATCCTGCTGCTGGCGGTCTCCACTGCGCTGGCTTCGCCACGCGAGGCCACGTTGACGGCGCTCTCGGCCCTCGAATCGAACTGGCCGGGCCCCGACGTCTCGATCCGCGTGGTCCGAGAGGGGGAGGGGCCGCTCCGCATCGGCGACGAGATCGTGTACCGCTTCACGTCGACTCGGGCGGGCTACCTCACGGCCCTCCATGTGGACACGCACGGCGCGACCACGCTCCTCTTCCCCCGCGCCGACGCCGAGGAGGCCCGGCTCGGAGACGGGGCCGTCGTGGAGCTTCCGAGCGCCGAAGACGGCTTTTCGCTCGAGGTCCAGCCGCCGGTGGGCCGCGACTTCGTCTACGCGATCGTGACCCGGACGCCGCTCACGCGGAGCTCCCTCGGACTCGAGACCGCCGCGATCGTGGTGGACGTCGAGCCCCAGGACGGCGCGAAGCTGGTGCGGCGGATCCGTGCGGAGCTCGAATCCCGCGAGCCGGGGGCGGTCGCGGTGGCGCACGTGGCACAGCAGATCGATGGGCGTGGGGACGTGCTCTATCGATCCGCGGACATCGTCGAGTTCTTCGGGGAGCGCACCCGCTCGATCCGCCCGCCGAAGCTCGATCTCCAGATCCAGTTCGCGACCGACAGCGCAGCCCTCGATCCGGTCGCGCGCAAGAACGTCGATGAGTTCGCCCTCGCCCTCGAAGACCCGAAGCTGCTCGAGACGCGCTTCGTGATCGCGGGGCACACGGACGATCGCGGCAGCGATGCCCACAACCTCCGCCTTTCCCGTCGACGGGCCGAGGCGGTGCGTCGCTACCTGGTCGACCAAGGGGGCGTCGACGCGGAGCGGCTGGTGATCGAGGCCCACGGCGAGAACGCGCCACTCATGGGCGAGGACTCGGACTTCGCCCGCGCGATGAACCGGCGGGTCGAGTTCTCGCCGGCACGTTAG
- a CDS encoding bifunctional serine/threonine-protein kinase/formylglycine-generating enzyme family protein gives MKDGQDTGGADDEATAPVESEQADTAPIELEPNEETEPADPLLGEVLDDRYEIRKSLDRGGMGTVYLAWDRTLERQVVVKIPHASLMADRTFRERFLQEIRDLSTHEHPAILSIVDSGSHVGGAGQTDVPYAVVQYLRGGNLRERITKQGGQQTPEEILEWLPTIAGALDTVHRNGSLHRDVKPANILFDGEGHAVLSDFGIATAIGAADPDAPTQEVRRELTVVGTFVGSPAYAPPEAIDRILTPAYDQYSLATVVFLAITGELPFTGNTNEAILIAKEKGTPPAIDRKRLKGPLSKSAEKAIRKALSRQPEDRFGSCLEFADAFANDAGGAGIDLPWKPIAAAAGALLVLGALFQIDWDGLVPAGSDDAQEIGENERVEPSGTPIAQKSDPVTVRLGSTPEEIDRAIFLCEKGGGSARACAREVFADERLRTVRLAPYTLDRTEVTNADFETFVDATGHRTTAEERGYSWDITRCRRCNWRTPQQGRDALTHPDDPVVHVSWQDARRYCQWAGGRLPTEDEWEFAARGESRRAFPWGDEWDANRLRDVRAEGLGLEPVGSHPSGATPEGLLDLAGSVWEWTSTESGEGERRIFKGGSWMDRIPAYFRSAAFSEDAPDYSSISLGFRCARDGEA, from the coding sequence TTGAAGGACGGGCAGGACACCGGAGGGGCGGACGACGAGGCGACCGCGCCCGTCGAGTCAGAGCAGGCCGACACCGCGCCGATCGAGCTCGAGCCGAACGAGGAGACCGAGCCGGCGGATCCCCTGCTCGGCGAGGTTCTCGACGACCGCTACGAGATCCGCAAATCCCTCGACCGGGGCGGCATGGGCACGGTCTACCTCGCTTGGGACCGGACCCTCGAGCGCCAGGTCGTGGTCAAGATTCCCCACGCCAGCCTGATGGCGGATCGCACCTTTCGCGAGCGCTTCCTCCAGGAGATTCGCGATCTCTCGACCCACGAGCACCCGGCGATCCTGTCGATCGTCGACTCCGGCTCCCACGTCGGCGGCGCCGGCCAGACCGACGTGCCCTACGCGGTCGTGCAGTACCTGCGCGGGGGCAACCTGCGCGAGCGCATCACGAAGCAGGGCGGCCAGCAGACCCCCGAAGAAATCCTCGAGTGGTTGCCGACGATCGCCGGCGCCCTGGACACGGTCCATCGCAACGGCTCCCTCCACCGGGACGTGAAGCCCGCGAACATCCTCTTCGACGGCGAGGGCCACGCGGTCCTCTCCGACTTCGGGATCGCGACCGCGATCGGCGCGGCGGATCCCGACGCCCCGACCCAGGAGGTGCGACGCGAGCTCACGGTCGTCGGGACCTTCGTCGGCTCCCCCGCCTACGCGCCGCCGGAGGCGATCGACCGGATCCTGACCCCGGCCTACGACCAGTACAGCCTCGCGACCGTCGTCTTCCTGGCGATCACCGGCGAGCTGCCCTTCACGGGCAACACCAACGAGGCGATCCTGATCGCCAAGGAAAAGGGCACGCCCCCGGCCATCGACCGCAAACGGCTGAAGGGGCCCCTCTCGAAGTCCGCCGAGAAGGCGATCCGAAAGGCGTTGTCCCGCCAGCCCGAGGACCGCTTCGGCAGCTGCCTGGAGTTCGCCGACGCCTTCGCGAACGATGCGGGGGGCGCGGGGATCGACCTGCCCTGGAAACCGATCGCCGCGGCGGCGGGAGCGCTCCTCGTCCTGGGCGCGCTCTTCCAGATCGACTGGGACGGGCTCGTACCGGCAGGATCCGACGACGCCCAGGAGATCGGCGAGAACGAGCGAGTCGAGCCGTCGGGGACACCGATCGCGCAGAAGAGCGACCCCGTCACGGTTCGGCTCGGCAGCACGCCGGAGGAGATCGACCGCGCGATCTTCCTCTGCGAGAAGGGGGGCGGCTCCGCCCGCGCCTGCGCGCGCGAAGTCTTCGCCGACGAACGACTGCGCACCGTCCGCCTCGCGCCCTACACCCTCGACCGGACCGAAGTCACGAACGCCGACTTCGAGACGTTCGTCGACGCCACGGGTCACCGCACGACGGCCGAGGAGCGGGGCTACAGCTGGGACATCACCCGCTGCCGACGATGCAACTGGCGCACGCCGCAACAGGGCCGCGACGCCCTCACCCATCCGGACGACCCGGTCGTACACGTGTCCTGGCAGGACGCGCGACGCTATTGCCAGTGGGCGGGCGGACGCCTGCCGACCGAGGACGAATGGGAGTTCGCCGCCCGGGGCGAGTCACGCCGTGCCTTTCCGTGGGGCGACGAGTGGGACGCGAATCGGCTCCGGGACGTGCGCGCCGAGGGACTCGGCCTCGAGCCGGTGGGTTCCCACCCGTCCGGGGCGACGCCGGAGGGGCTGCTCGACCTCGCCGGCAGCGTCTGGGAATGGACCTCGACGGAGAGCGGCGAAGGCGAACGCCGGATCTTCAAGGGTGGCTCCTGGATGGACCGGATCCCCGCGTATTTCCGGAGCGCCGCCTTCTCGGAAGACGCGCCGGACTACTCGAGCATCTCCCTCGGCTTCCGCTGCGCCCGGGACGGCGAGGCCTAG